The following proteins are co-located in the Flavobacterium sp. CECT 9288 genome:
- a CDS encoding DUF6624 domain-containing protein, producing the protein MKKSLFFLILVIISCNATKIVSNSDKEKITAELDYIFTIDQKYSYATPSEELLKKFGKNEAWKIFEMKRDSVGIDNQKKIKKIYSEYGYLGYDKIGQEYSKKFWITIQHADNDIKFQQKMLKALAKEIEINNAEKSNYAMLEDRISINLNQKQRFGSQVTYNKVGQAIPKNGLLDSLNIDNLRLKYNLSSFKEYYNEMTTSHFEMNKDYYLKQGMTEPKLYQ; encoded by the coding sequence ATGAAAAAATCATTGTTTTTTTTAATTTTAGTTATAATTAGTTGCAATGCAACAAAAATAGTATCGAATTCCGATAAAGAAAAAATAACTGCTGAACTGGATTATATATTTACTATTGACCAAAAATATAGTTATGCAACTCCTTCTGAAGAACTCCTTAAAAAATTTGGGAAAAATGAAGCGTGGAAAATTTTTGAAATGAAAAGAGATAGTGTTGGTATTGATAATCAAAAAAAAATTAAAAAAATATATTCAGAATATGGTTATTTAGGTTATGATAAGATTGGTCAAGAATACTCGAAAAAATTTTGGATTACCATCCAACACGCTGACAATGATATTAAGTTCCAACAGAAAATGCTTAAAGCACTAGCAAAAGAAATTGAGATAAATAATGCAGAAAAATCTAATTATGCAATGCTTGAGGACAGAATTTCAATTAACCTTAACCAAAAGCAGAGATTTGGTTCGCAAGTTACATATAATAAAGTAGGACAAGCAATTCCAAAAAACGGATTACTTGATTCATTAAATATTGATAATCTGAGATTAAAATATAATTTATCTTCATTTAAAGAATATTATAATGAGATGACGACAAGTCACTTTGAAATGAATAAAGATTATTATTTAAAACAAGGAATGACAGAACCAAAACTATATCAATAA
- a CDS encoding DUF3667 domain-containing protein, with translation MENKQCLNCEQDVSGNYCQNCGQKSNTHAITLKHFFAHDIIHGVFHLEKGILFTLKETFTRPGQAALDYIHGKRVNYYNVFALTLMLIALNILTVHYYLELNPPSVSKNTNEGIQLMNFLSNNVKVILFGLVPLFAINAFLIFKRLKINLAEHFIIAGINLLGILVLCLFVNLLSLLRVFEEIKSFLGILTIIYFFLIILFPFWVYFNAAYKKYSMAGFIWRIIVFYTLLFFEIIVIMSLIAKIVTNTTTINLHFNA, from the coding sequence ATGGAGAACAAACAATGCCTAAACTGTGAACAAGATGTTTCTGGTAATTATTGTCAGAATTGCGGTCAAAAAAGCAATACACATGCCATAACCTTAAAGCATTTTTTTGCCCACGATATCATACACGGTGTATTCCATTTAGAAAAAGGAATCTTATTTACTTTAAAAGAAACATTTACAAGACCTGGGCAAGCAGCTTTGGATTACATTCATGGCAAAAGAGTAAACTACTACAATGTTTTTGCACTCACTTTAATGCTAATCGCTTTGAATATTCTAACGGTGCATTATTATCTTGAACTGAATCCACCATCAGTTTCTAAAAATACAAATGAGGGCATACAATTAATGAATTTCTTATCAAATAATGTAAAAGTGATTCTATTTGGATTAGTCCCGTTATTTGCGATAAATGCTTTTCTGATTTTCAAAAGATTGAAAATCAACTTAGCGGAGCATTTCATCATTGCAGGAATAAATTTGTTGGGAATATTGGTTTTGTGCTTATTTGTCAACTTATTGTCACTTTTGAGAGTCTTTGAGGAAATTAAATCCTTTTTAGGTATTTTAACAATCATTTATTTCTTCTTGATTATTTTGTTTCCTTTTTGGGTCTATTTCAATGCGGCCTATAAAAAGTATTCCATGGCAGGGTTTATATGGAGAATAATTGTGTTTTATACGCTTCTGTTTTTTGAAATTATTGTTATAATGTCACTTATTGCAAAAATCGTTACTAATACAACTACTATAAATTTACATTTCAATGCATAA
- a CDS encoding transposase — protein MYFISFAVVGWLNVFTRNEYKDLFLESLVFCQKNKGLEIHAWCIMSNHVHLVFRSINDQKSELLIGDLKRFTSQSIVKSIQENSRESRKEFLLDFFKKEAEKSSNVKHYQFWRHDNKPIELWSNKVIQQKIDYVHNNSVEEGLVYKPEDYVYSSAIDYAVLQGLVDDVIVFRIFRV, from the coding sequence TTGTATTTCATAAGTTTTGCAGTGGTAGGTTGGCTAAATGTGTTTACTAGGAACGAGTATAAAGATTTGTTTTTAGAAAGTTTGGTTTTTTGCCAAAAAAATAAAGGATTAGAAATTCATGCGTGGTGCATAATGAGTAATCATGTGCATTTAGTTTTTAGAAGTATAAACGATCAAAAATCAGAATTACTGATTGGAGATTTGAAAAGATTTACTAGTCAATCTATTGTAAAAAGTATTCAAGAAAATTCTAGGGAAAGTAGAAAAGAGTTCTTGTTAGATTTTTTTAAGAAAGAAGCTGAAAAAAGTTCTAACGTAAAGCACTATCAGTTTTGGCGACATGATAACAAACCAATCGAACTTTGGAGTAATAAAGTTATTCAACAAAAAATTGATTATGTGCATAATAACTCTGTGGAAGAAGGTTTAGTTTACAAACCAGAAGATTATGTGTATAGTAGTGCTATTGATTATGCAGTACTACAAGGGTTAGTTGATGATGTCATCGTTTTTAGGATATTTCGTGTTTAA
- a CDS encoding LytTR family DNA-binding domain-containing protein codes for MTVIIIEDEIPAGKRLERLLVEKNITVFTILQSTIEAVNWFRNNHHPDLVFMDIKLRDDLCFKIFKKVEIQSKIIFTTAFDEYALKAFEYNSIDYLLKPIAAERLDKLFLKIKNNNLLNTNQNDLKTLENALQVEFKTSFLVSTGSALKKIVMEEIVYFKSENNTTFLTTKDFKSYIISQSLELLENQLNPKIFFRISRKIIINKNFIKQISNFNLTLTTINISDDFKISRSRVKAFLEFYKQ; via the coding sequence ATGACCGTAATTATAATAGAAGATGAAATTCCGGCAGGAAAACGCTTAGAAAGATTATTAGTAGAAAAAAACATAACCGTTTTTACTATTTTACAATCTACGATTGAGGCTGTAAATTGGTTTCGAAATAACCATCATCCCGATTTAGTTTTTATGGATATAAAACTGAGAGATGATTTATGCTTTAAAATTTTTAAAAAAGTTGAAATTCAATCTAAAATAATATTCACAACTGCTTTTGATGAATACGCATTAAAAGCTTTTGAATACAATTCAATTGATTATTTATTGAAACCCATCGCTGCTGAAAGACTTGATAAATTATTTCTAAAGATAAAAAATAATAATTTACTGAACACCAACCAAAATGATTTAAAAACATTAGAGAATGCTTTACAAGTAGAGTTTAAAACTTCTTTTTTGGTATCTACTGGAAGTGCTTTAAAGAAAATTGTTATGGAAGAAATTGTGTATTTTAAGAGCGAAAATAATACTACTTTTTTGACTACAAAAGATTTTAAAAGCTACATAATAAGTCAATCTTTAGAACTTTTAGAAAATCAATTGAATCCAAAAATATTCTTCAGAATAAGTAGAAAAATTATCATCAATAAAAATTTCATTAAGCAGATATCTAATTTTAATTTAACCCTCACAACTATAAATATATCTGATGATTTCAAAATAAGTCGATCAAGAGTAAAGGCATTTTTGGAATTCTACAAACAATAA
- a CDS encoding sensor histidine kinase — protein MLKRNDLIFEESKTFYVKLISGLTLFLTFFLIFFYIFDYSNLYSITEAFGILFFKMFGFSLSVTTISHFSIYLLNKMKVVKGNFLLIIFLTSIISLPSIAFLGFPNSMNFYSGFIGSFYAIQLFVPAFIIFVLFFRLDKKNKNRQIWNLQKLNSKREAEYLELKNQINPHFLFNNMNVMISLIELDPKKAVAFGHNLSNVYRYYLKNQTEDFVSLKEEMDFINEYLEIYKSKFESGFEFNLNFSTDTDFNILSSCLQEIIDNFFKHNILDENIPLLINFDIDNNYLVISNSKNLKQKVQSTFIGLENINNRYKILINKEIEVINGVELFIVKLPIVKIQDK, from the coding sequence ATGCTTAAAAGAAACGATTTGATTTTTGAAGAAAGTAAGACTTTTTACGTAAAATTAATTTCGGGTTTAACTTTATTTCTGACCTTTTTTCTGATATTCTTCTACATTTTTGATTATTCAAATTTGTATTCCATAACAGAGGCCTTTGGAATATTATTCTTCAAAATGTTTGGATTTTCATTATCTGTTACCACAATTTCTCATTTCTCTATTTATTTATTAAATAAAATGAAGGTTGTAAAAGGTAATTTTCTCTTAATAATATTCTTAACTTCTATAATTTCATTGCCCTCAATTGCTTTTTTGGGTTTTCCAAATTCAATGAACTTCTACTCTGGATTTATTGGCTCATTTTATGCTATACAATTATTTGTTCCTGCTTTTATTATTTTTGTACTATTTTTCAGATTGGATAAAAAAAATAAAAACAGACAAATTTGGAACCTACAAAAATTAAATTCAAAGCGAGAAGCTGAATATCTCGAACTAAAAAATCAAATAAATCCACATTTTTTATTTAACAATATGAATGTGATGATTTCATTAATAGAATTAGATCCTAAAAAAGCAGTTGCTTTTGGTCATAATTTATCAAATGTTTACAGGTATTATCTAAAAAATCAAACAGAAGATTTTGTTTCTTTAAAAGAAGAAATGGATTTCATTAACGAATATTTGGAAATTTATAAATCGAAATTTGAATCAGGATTTGAGTTTAACTTGAATTTTAGTACAGATACTGATTTCAATATTTTATCCTCTTGCTTACAAGAAATTATTGATAACTTTTTTAAACACAATATTTTAGATGAAAATATTCCATTGCTAATTAATTTTGATATTGATAATAATTATCTTGTAATTTCAAATTCTAAAAACTTGAAACAAAAAGTTCAGTCAACTTTTATAGGTTTAGAAAATATCAATAATCGATATAAAATACTAATTAACAAGGAGATAGAAGTAATAAATGGCGTTGAATTATTTATTGTAAAATTACCCATTGTTAAAATTCAGGACAAATGA
- the htpG gene encoding molecular chaperone HtpG, whose translation MTTGKINVSVENIFPLIKKFLYSDHEIFLRELISNGTDATLKLKHLISIGEAKVEYGNPMIEVKIDKEGKKIHIIDQGLGMTADEVEKYINQVAFSGAEEFLDKYKDSAKDSGIIGHFGLGFYSAFMVAEKVEIITKSFKDEPAAHWTCDGSPEFTLEPADKTTRGTEIILHVAEDSVEFLEDAKIKDLLNKYNKFMPIPIKFGTKTQTLPKAEDAPEDAVAETITVDNIINNPNPAWTKQPTELAAEDYKTFYHELYPMQFDEPLFHIHLNVDYPFNLTGILYFPKLGSDLQIQKDKIQLYQNQVYVTDNVEGIVPEFLMMLKGVVDSPDIPLNVSRSGLQADAAVKKISNYITRKVADKLKSLFTENREDFEQKWNDIKIVLEYGMLSEDKFYEKAGAFVLYPTVDGKFHTLEELKEKLAATQTDKDGKLVILYAGNKDAQHSYIATAKDKGYEVLLLDSPIISHLIQKIEGDNSNLTFVRVDSDHIDNLIKKDETTISKLSDEEQTSLKTVLETIVPKQTYSVQLEALDSNSAPFIITQPEFMRRMKEMSQTGGGGMFGMGNMPEMYNLVVNTNSELASSILNNKDKDAQESLVKQALDLAKLSQNLLKGEALTAFVKRSFELIK comes from the coding sequence ATGACAACAGGTAAAATTAATGTTTCAGTAGAAAACATCTTTCCCTTAATCAAGAAATTTTTATACAGCGACCACGAAATTTTCTTGAGAGAATTGATTTCGAACGGTACCGATGCCACTTTAAAATTAAAGCATCTGATCAGCATTGGCGAAGCCAAAGTAGAATATGGCAACCCAATGATCGAGGTAAAAATTGACAAAGAAGGAAAGAAAATCCACATCATCGATCAAGGTTTAGGAATGACTGCTGATGAGGTTGAAAAATACATCAATCAAGTTGCTTTCTCAGGAGCCGAAGAGTTCTTAGACAAGTACAAAGACTCCGCTAAAGATTCTGGAATTATCGGACATTTTGGTCTTGGTTTTTACTCTGCTTTTATGGTAGCCGAGAAAGTAGAAATCATTACTAAATCATTCAAAGATGAGCCTGCTGCACACTGGACTTGTGATGGTAGCCCAGAATTCACATTAGAACCAGCTGATAAAACTACACGCGGTACTGAAATTATTTTGCACGTTGCTGAAGATTCTGTAGAATTTTTAGAAGACGCCAAAATCAAAGATTTGTTGAACAAGTACAACAAATTCATGCCTATTCCAATTAAATTTGGAACCAAAACACAAACATTGCCGAAGGCAGAAGACGCTCCAGAAGATGCCGTTGCCGAAACCATCACTGTAGACAACATCATCAACAACCCAAATCCAGCTTGGACTAAACAACCAACAGAATTGGCTGCTGAAGATTACAAAACCTTCTACCACGAGTTGTACCCAATGCAGTTTGACGAACCGTTATTCCACATTCATTTAAATGTAGATTATCCGTTCAACTTAACTGGTATTTTGTATTTCCCAAAACTAGGATCTGATTTGCAAATCCAAAAAGACAAAATTCAGTTGTACCAAAACCAAGTTTATGTTACCGATAACGTAGAAGGAATTGTACCTGAATTTTTAATGATGTTAAAAGGTGTGGTAGACTCGCCAGACATTCCGTTGAACGTATCTCGTTCAGGATTGCAAGCTGATGCTGCCGTTAAAAAAATCTCTAATTACATCACGCGCAAAGTTGCCGATAAATTAAAATCATTGTTCACAGAAAACCGTGAAGATTTTGAGCAAAAATGGAACGACATTAAAATTGTTTTGGAATACGGAATGTTATCCGAAGACAAGTTTTACGAAAAAGCAGGAGCCTTTGTACTTTACCCAACCGTAGATGGCAAATTCCACACGCTAGAAGAATTAAAAGAAAAACTAGCTGCCACACAAACCGATAAAGATGGCAAACTAGTGATCTTGTACGCAGGAAACAAAGATGCGCAGCACTCTTACATTGCTACAGCCAAAGACAAAGGATACGAAGTATTGTTGCTAGACTCTCCAATTATCTCGCACTTAATCCAGAAAATTGAAGGCGACAACAGCAACCTGACTTTTGTACGTGTAGACTCGGACCATATTGACAACTTGATCAAGAAAGACGAAACTACCATTTCAAAACTTTCAGATGAAGAACAAACCAGCCTAAAAACCGTTCTAGAAACTATTGTACCAAAACAAACGTACAGCGTACAACTAGAGGCACTAGACAGCAACTCAGCACCATTTATCATCACACAGCCAGAATTCATGCGCCGTATGAAAGAAATGAGCCAAACCGGTGGCGGCGGAATGTTCGGGATGGGCAACATGCCAGAAATGTACAATTTAGTAGTAAACACAAACTCTGAATTGGCCAGCAGCATCCTAAACAACAAAGACAAAGACGCTCAAGAAAGCCTAGTAAAACAAGCGCTAGACTTAGCCAAACTATCTCAAAACTTGCTAAAAGGCGAAGCCTTAACCGCATTTGTAAAAAGAAGTTTCGAGCTGATTAAATAA
- a CDS encoding lipocalin family protein, translating into MKKIILVCALAVLMFACKSTSATSTKTDRKSQVAIKGDWVISAVTYPGSQYVKVNSFQLADSECFVGSTWKFVSNNNKGTMALTKANCVAFSSPITWFVNDQGQFVLKVLDAGEKARKVRDGYILGLANQTETSFQLVDKIDVAGKMTDVIYQFQKTN; encoded by the coding sequence ATGAAAAAAATTATTTTAGTGTGCGCCTTAGCCGTTTTGATGTTTGCTTGTAAGTCAACATCAGCTACGAGTACCAAAACAGATAGAAAATCTCAAGTAGCCATAAAAGGAGACTGGGTTATTAGTGCAGTAACATATCCAGGATCTCAATATGTGAAAGTAAATAGTTTTCAATTAGCAGACTCAGAGTGTTTTGTAGGAAGTACTTGGAAATTTGTGTCAAACAATAACAAAGGAACTATGGCTTTGACAAAAGCAAATTGCGTTGCATTTAGTTCACCAATTACTTGGTTTGTAAACGATCAAGGTCAGTTTGTTTTAAAAGTTTTAGACGCTGGGGAAAAAGCAAGAAAAGTGAGAGATGGTTATATTTTAGGTCTTGCTAATCAAACGGAAACTTCGTTTCAACTAGTAGATAAAATAGATGTAGCAGGAAAAATGACTGATGTAATATATCAGTTTCAAAAAACTAACTAA
- a CDS encoding OmpA family protein, whose translation MKKISVVAIATIMVLGSIFTSCEAVKNTNKTQRGAGIGAVAGAVLGGVLGNNLGKGGNGAMGAVLGGVIGGVAGGAIGNKMDKQARQIDAVLPGAEVVRVGEGIKLVLNENAVRFDTNKSTLTAAAKANLDKLVPVFGEYPDTNITIYGYTDSTGPADYNLKLSGDRAASVRNYLSSKGVSAARFKVTGMGIADPIASNETNEGRSQNRRVEFAITANEKMIKDAEAEVKK comes from the coding sequence ATGAAAAAGATTTCAGTAGTTGCTATAGCAACAATAATGGTTTTAGGTTCTATTTTTACAAGCTGTGAGGCTGTAAAAAACACAAACAAAACTCAAAGAGGAGCAGGAATAGGTGCTGTTGCAGGTGCTGTTCTAGGTGGAGTTCTAGGTAACAATTTAGGAAAAGGTGGTAATGGTGCTATGGGTGCTGTACTAGGAGGAGTTATTGGTGGTGTTGCAGGTGGCGCTATTGGTAATAAAATGGACAAGCAAGCACGTCAAATTGATGCTGTTCTTCCAGGTGCTGAAGTAGTACGTGTAGGAGAAGGAATTAAATTGGTTTTGAATGAAAATGCAGTGCGTTTTGATACGAACAAATCTACATTGACTGCTGCTGCAAAAGCTAATCTAGATAAATTAGTTCCTGTTTTTGGAGAATATCCAGATACTAATATTACTATCTACGGATACACTGATAGTACAGGTCCAGCGGATTACAACTTGAAACTTTCAGGCGATAGAGCTGCATCTGTGCGTAATTACTTGTCAAGCAAAGGAGTTTCTGCAGCTAGATTTAAAGTAACAGGTATGGGTATTGCTGATCCTATTGCTTCTAATGAAACTAATGAAGGTAGAAGCCAAAACCGTCGTGTAGAGTTTGCTATTACGGCTAACGAAAAAATGATCAAAGATGCTGAAGCTGAAGTGAAAAAATAA
- a CDS encoding ABC transporter ATP-binding protein codes for MLEIKNIHFSYSDKPVITDINFTIEKGQNIAIIGESGCGKSTLLKLIYGLLDLNSGSISYNEKPILGPKYNLIPGVDYIKYLAQDFDLMPYTTVEENVGKFLSSAFLPLKKLRIQELLEMVEMTEFAKVKAKDLSGGQQQRVALAKALALEPEILLLDEPFSHIDNFRKNALRRNLFAYLKKKGITCIIATHDSVDSLSFADETIVLQQGQVVIKGASRALYELPANKYVASLFGEVNEFMLSQIIDIDPADDEYLLLYPHQLKVVDNAKMTAVVKQCYFRGGHFLVKAAFDRRAIFFEHDTELNFNQEVNLMLA; via the coding sequence ATGCTAGAAATAAAAAATATACACTTTTCTTATAGTGACAAGCCTGTAATAACTGACATTAACTTTACGATTGAGAAAGGGCAAAACATTGCTATTATTGGGGAAAGTGGTTGCGGAAAAAGTACCTTACTCAAACTGATTTATGGTTTACTGGATCTCAATAGTGGGTCAATTAGTTACAACGAAAAACCAATACTGGGTCCCAAATACAACTTGATTCCGGGCGTTGATTATATTAAATACCTGGCTCAAGATTTTGATTTAATGCCGTATACCACCGTTGAGGAAAATGTGGGTAAGTTTTTGTCGAGCGCTTTTTTACCTTTAAAAAAACTCCGAATTCAAGAGTTACTCGAAATGGTGGAGATGACGGAGTTTGCCAAAGTAAAAGCCAAAGATTTAAGTGGTGGACAGCAACAAAGGGTAGCCTTAGCCAAAGCTTTGGCATTAGAGCCAGAAATTTTATTGCTAGACGAGCCCTTCAGCCATATTGATAATTTTAGAAAAAATGCTTTAAGACGCAACTTGTTTGCCTATTTAAAGAAAAAAGGAATTACTTGCATCATAGCCACACATGATAGTGTGGATTCCTTATCTTTTGCAGATGAAACTATTGTGTTGCAGCAAGGACAAGTAGTGATCAAAGGTGCTTCAAGAGCTTTGTATGAACTTCCAGCAAATAAATATGTAGCGTCTCTATTTGGTGAAGTCAATGAGTTTATGCTTTCACAAATTATAGATATTGACCCGGCTGATGACGAATATTTATTGTTGTATCCGCACCAATTAAAAGTAGTAGACAATGCAAAAATGACAGCGGTTGTAAAGCAATGTTATTTTAGAGGCGGTCATTTTTTAGTTAAAGCTGCTTTTGATAGAAGAGCTATTTTCTTTGAGCATGACACGGAATTAAACTTTAATCAAGAAGTCAACTTGATGTTAGCGTAA
- a CDS encoding S9 family peptidase, giving the protein MKLRMSLLLFLGMSLQTFAQENLTYQKPSPSILTLADYERAPSVSMDTKKEYLLLSYRNTYKSLDDLNQDELRLGGLRINPTTNISSTVTYVNNLKIRKVKDQNEVQVAGLPQNPRISNISWSPNDSKIAFTHTAATGVELWTIDVALATAKKVTEANLNANIGSPFVWMKDNNTLLVKMLPKNRAALLDSKKDLPTGPIISNADGSKSQNRTYPDMLKNANDEINFENIMTSELYKVSLDGTATLFKKAAMYAGESFSPDGNYLMLTTIQKPFSYIVPLSRFPSKSVVFDKDGNEVKTVNEVPLTEIIPKGFMAVRKGKRNMSWRADKPATLVYVEALDGGDPANKVDFRDEVLLWNAPFTTPANTLVKTPQRFSGIMWGTENVAVLMDEWYDTRNTKTYLINPAAPEQAPKVIFDRNSQDVYSDPGNFETRKNEFNRYVLAIENNKTFLIGAGFTKNGQFPFISEMDLKTLQTKRLYTSSYTDKKEDILEIENLKEGTVLVQIQSKNEYPNYYLRNIKQKNKLTPITTFQNPFESIKNVNKEVIKYTRKDGVQLSGTLYLPVGYDKVKKEKMPLLIWAYPAEYKDKNSAGQSTQNPNEFTFPNYGSFVYWVTKGYVVLDDAAFPIIGEGTTEPNDNFITQLVDNAEAAINAVDALGYINRKKVAVGGHSYGAFMTANLLTHSNLFACGIARSGAYNRTLTPFGFQSEQRNYWESPEVYTAMSPFMNAGKMKTPMLLVHGEADNNPGTFTLQTERYFQALKGLGAPARMVILPKESHGYAAKENILHLLWEQDQFLEKHLKN; this is encoded by the coding sequence ATGAAATTAAGAATGTCCTTACTTCTTTTCCTTGGTATGAGTTTACAGACTTTTGCACAGGAAAATTTAACCTACCAAAAACCTTCTCCATCTATCTTGACTCTTGCTGATTATGAAAGAGCTCCATCTGTGTCAATGGATACTAAAAAAGAATACCTTTTATTATCTTATCGAAACACCTACAAGTCGCTTGACGATTTGAATCAAGACGAACTTAGACTAGGAGGTTTGCGCATCAATCCTACTACAAACATTTCAAGTACGGTTACCTATGTGAACAACTTAAAAATTAGAAAAGTAAAGGATCAAAATGAAGTACAAGTTGCTGGTCTTCCTCAAAACCCACGTATCAGTAATATTTCTTGGTCACCTAATGATTCAAAAATTGCATTTACGCATACTGCCGCAACCGGTGTTGAGTTATGGACTATCGACGTGGCATTGGCTACAGCCAAAAAAGTAACCGAGGCAAACTTAAACGCTAATATTGGAAGTCCGTTTGTATGGATGAAAGATAACAATACACTTCTTGTAAAAATGCTCCCTAAAAATAGAGCAGCCTTACTAGATTCTAAAAAAGATTTACCTACAGGACCCATTATTTCTAATGCTGATGGATCTAAATCTCAAAACAGAACCTATCCTGACATGTTGAAAAACGCCAATGATGAGATCAATTTTGAGAACATCATGACCTCTGAGTTGTACAAAGTTAGTTTAGATGGAACGGCAACTTTGTTCAAAAAAGCAGCTATGTACGCCGGAGAAAGCTTTTCGCCTGATGGCAATTACTTGATGCTTACTACCATTCAAAAACCATTTTCATATATTGTTCCGTTAAGTCGTTTTCCAAGTAAATCAGTGGTGTTTGACAAGGACGGAAATGAGGTAAAAACAGTAAACGAAGTTCCGTTGACTGAAATTATCCCGAAAGGTTTTATGGCCGTACGCAAAGGAAAACGAAACATGAGCTGGAGAGCAGATAAACCTGCTACATTAGTTTATGTAGAAGCACTTGATGGTGGTGACCCAGCGAACAAAGTTGATTTTAGAGATGAAGTCCTGCTGTGGAACGCACCTTTTACCACTCCTGCAAATACGCTTGTAAAAACACCGCAACGTTTTAGCGGCATCATGTGGGGTACTGAAAATGTTGCGGTACTGATGGATGAATGGTATGATACGAGAAACACAAAAACGTACCTCATCAATCCTGCAGCTCCTGAACAAGCACCTAAAGTAATTTTTGACCGAAATTCGCAAGATGTGTATTCAGATCCTGGAAATTTTGAAACGCGCAAAAACGAATTCAACAGATATGTACTGGCTATAGAAAACAACAAAACTTTTTTAATAGGTGCTGGTTTTACAAAAAATGGACAATTCCCTTTTATTAGTGAAATGGATTTAAAAACATTGCAAACTAAGAGACTATACACCTCATCGTACACGGACAAAAAAGAAGATATTCTTGAAATTGAAAACTTAAAAGAAGGTACGGTTTTGGTCCAAATTCAGTCTAAAAACGAATATCCAAACTATTACTTGAGAAACATCAAGCAAAAAAATAAACTAACACCTATCACTACTTTCCAAAATCCTTTTGAAAGTATTAAAAACGTTAATAAAGAAGTGATTAAATACACTCGTAAAGATGGAGTTCAATTATCTGGAACCTTATATTTACCTGTAGGATATGACAAAGTTAAAAAAGAAAAAATGCCATTGTTAATTTGGGCGTATCCAGCAGAGTACAAAGACAAAAATTCAGCGGGACAAAGTACGCAAAACCCAAATGAATTCACATTTCCAAATTACGGTTCGTTTGTATACTGGGTAACCAAAGGTTATGTGGTGCTGGATGATGCTGCTTTCCCAATCATTGGTGAAGGAACTACGGAGCCAAATGATAATTTTATCACACAACTTGTTGATAATGCTGAGGCTGCTATTAATGCAGTTGATGCTTTAGGATACATTAACCGCAAAAAAGTAGCTGTGGGCGGACACTCTTACGGCGCCTTTATGACAGCTAATTTACTAACACATTCTAATCTTTTTGCATGTGGAATTGCACGTAGTGGCGCTTACAATAGAACATTAACTCCTTTTGGTTTTCAAAGTGAGCAACGCAATTACTGGGAAAGTCCAGAAGTATACACAGCGATGTCGCCTTTTATGAATGCTGGCAAAATGAAAACACCTATGTTATTGGTGCACGGTGAAGCTGATAACAATCCGGGAACGTTTACCTTGCAAACAGAACGCTACTTTCAAGCACTGAAGGGACTTGGAGCTCCAGCACGAATGGTGATTTTACCAAAAGAAAGTCATGGTTATGCAGCCAAAGAAAATATTTTGCACTTGTTGTGGGAACAAGATCAGTTTTTAGAAAAACATTTGAAAAACTAA